From the genome of Solanum lycopersicum chromosome 7, SLM_r2.1:
AAACAACAAGGCTCCAATATTGTGGTACTTCAActtaattaagatatttttgaCCTTTTAAAATCACGTCAATCAAATTGATGCTGAGAAGAAATAGTTGACCATTTAAAAATCATCCAACTATCCACAAGAGGTTTTTGCCAATGACTTGCAGTTTGAGCAAACTGGACACCTCTTCATTAAAGTAACGGGTCAAATCTTGGCCAGCCGATAAGCAAAGGAAAACAGAACTAATATACTGTCttgtaatttgttttaaaaaggtAAAGGAAAGAGAACAAGGTTTCTGAAATTGCATTTGCATTTGATTTACCGCTAACAGTTTTTAAAGTACAGCTAGACTGTATTGGGTTTCTTCATGTTGTAGTTTTCAAGTACAGAAGACAACTAGTAATGCTCCAAggaaattaaaagtaataatgtCATGAAAGATCTTCTACTTACAGCGTATGATTCAGACTCCCTCCAGATTGCACTGTAAGCTGTATCCGCCAAATGAGGGAGATGTAAACGACCTAACCCAGACTCGCAAAATTTTGCAAATAGTGAGCATCTGTCCACAGCGTTAGACTCGCTATTAGAACTCTGAATAGAAGAGTATTCATGAAGAAACGCCACACTCTCCCGTGGTTCACCTGCATAGAAAGCACTTAAGAgcttattttcttaataggtagCCTTCATAAAGCTTCGAAATTTGGGTGTATACAGTCACTTGTGTTATTTCAATTGTTTAGGCGACCGATGTtgtgtttaaatttttaaaaaaatgttcatGGAATGTCAGTTGCATCCTTCCAGTTTTGGGGCGTGACAATAAGATATGTACagcataaaatgatgaaatcTACAACTTACAAGGCTGGtcaaaattatatgatatatcTTAAGAATAAGCATTTGACAGAAGTTATAATGAATACTAGATATACCTTGAAACCCAATTAAGTTTATCAATGGTATCTATCCTTCACAATACTCACCAGATTCTGACGACCCCCcatgatgcaaattggattccAGGATCCTTTGATTCTGTTGGCGCCGTAAGGCTTTCCCCTGACGCCCTATTGTAGGGCTTTCTAGCAATATGCTAGGATAATGTCTGAAGAGAAACTTCACAATAACTGCAGGTTAGTGGGCTATCGCTACTATTGGCAAAATGTTTCAACGGAAGGACTCGTAGATAAGCCCAATGAAACTATAAATTGTAGACCAAAATGAACAGCACGTACAATCTGGAAGGCAGCACGGAATGCATGCAACTCAAAGTTGTGAAGCCCTGCGTTCTCACCCAAGCCCCTCCATCTATCAGCACTCTGTTAAAGCAACTCAAGGTCAGATACAATGAAAAGGTGAACAGCTTTCGAGATGCAATAAATTTGGATGTTATTTCAAGCAAGTTCTACCAGCAAGGGTCAACAAAGAATAGTATAATACTTATCTACCTGACAAGCTAGATCACGAGCACTTTTTGCAAGTATTACTCCAGCAGATTTAACACCTTGGCTTACAGGAAAACCACAACAAGAATCCGCTTCGCAAATGGCTTCCTCAGAAAGCAAATTATAACAGCAACCGACGCTAATCACCGCCTTAGCTTTGTCACATTCCAAGAATGTCcttaaattataagaaatattGAGTCAACTGTGCATCACACAAATATCAAATTGGGAGGGactatcataattcataacctaaaacGATTCTGTAAAGCAAACTAAGATAAGAATAAGCCAATTAGTAATAATTGAACCATAAAGTGGAGGCCTGAACTTATTCCAATTGGTATTTTAAGGTCTTAGAATGACAAAAGGAGAATAATAGACATGGAATATCCGTCTTTTTGGACTAGTGTTTCATGTACTAAAGAACGCAAGTCGGACTTCACTAATCAGTCAGACAAATGGAGTAGTCCATGAATATGTATGGTCATCCTAGCACCCTTTAGTTATTGTTTTAGGTCAGCACCACCTCATGAGACTTAGGAAGGAGCACAATATACAATATGGTACCCACCTCAACATTGTCACCGAGAGGTCTCCACAGGCATGAAGTCCAGCAATAACTAATGTAGAATCACTACAAGACCGAGAATGTGGTATATCCTCAGCAAATCGAGATGGCTGAGAGACTGAACTTCTATTGCCCATATGTTGATTCCCTGCATGATCCTTCTCTATTAGGGAGTTACTCAAGGCCTTCAGTGTATCAGTAGACAGCACTCGGCATGTAACTGTCTTTGGCACACTAAGCTCTCTCGGTTCAGAGCTGGAAAAAAAGGGAAATGGATTACGGAAAAGCATTCTGAAAGAGGAACACATCCAATAACATGACACAAACTACTGATCCTAACTAAGTGTAACTATAAATCAGATTGATGTAGAGCATTGACACAGAAGCATAGTTTGGTCAACTGGACAATGAATACTGCCAAATTTCTGCAACAAATCAGCTTTTCTCAAACACCCCAACCAGTGTACCTAATAAAACGTATTTCATGTGCGCACATTAATTTCTTTGGATAAACTAAGACAGTATTGCTTGTTAGTCTTAACCTATGTATTTCGTTTGTCTGAAAATAAGGTAGGCGGAGATTACTGCCCACCACTGTTATTTATTGTGTAACGTTTATCAGATTATTTCCCTCTGTGAGAGAAGGAAGAAGTTTTTCTTTCTCCAAACTTCTTAGAAGATAAACTTCCTCTATAGTCCTAAAGTTTATAACTCAAGTTGCAGCagttaaaaatttatttcccTCTGTGAGAGAAGCAAGAAGTTTTTCTTTCTCTCAACTTCTTAGAAGATAAACTTCCTCTATAGTCCTAAAGTTTCAATTCACAGCCAAGATTTTAAGACCACTTTTTAGGTGTAAAGATTTCATTAGCATAAGGAATATGTGCTgcatatatatgataatttcaACAAATACGCGTTCTGAGACTCTACCTACCAATTTTTACGCATCTTAGCTGCATAGTGTTTCCTGATTCGCTCTGCACGTGCATCAGTAATCTTGCCATGATGTGAACAAGCATCAATAGCAATTACCGAAAGCTGGTAGTCAAAAGCAAGCACTTGTGCAAGATAACCCTGCACCACATGTACAGTCTAAGTAGATGCAGTTGGCATGAAACCAGATAACCCAGATGATTATTTCTCCGCACAAACGAGTactagaatttatttttttttagtaaggcTTGGATCCAGTAGATGCTGAAAATTACATCAGTGGAAAACAGGTTAGCACAATCAACCTTCCTGATGAATTCTAAGGaataacaaagtcaaaatattCATTGAAACTATTGGTAAGAAGGTTACTCCAGTAGAAAAGGTTCACAAGGCCTTTTCAGTGACCTGAACACGTTCGTTCTTATTACAACTTTAATTCTGTTTTGTACAATATTTGAATGAGATGAGCTTATATGGAGCGGCATGAAGAGTGAAAATTCTACCTGACCCAAACTTTCTTGGGATTGTGGCATAAATGTTATTGCAATTAGAATTACTAGAAAAATTATTGGATTTTTCTTTCAACACTATCAGGAGTAATTGCACCTTAAGTCTGTCCGACGATCAATTTAATAAACCAACATGGAATTACTACAGCAACATACCCAGAATCTTATCCTTACCTTTGTGGGTAGAAACCCAACACGGAATTGAtgcaaaaaatattaactaGCACCATCTACAAACTCGAATAGAAGTCCTTGGTCATGTAGAGTCTATACCTATGTATTGAGTCATTCTATcaaattaagataaaataataattaatttataatcctaatatgcAAACATAGATACACACTTATATGTATCAACACTAAAAGAGGCAAAATATCTGAATTGCATAGGAACAAGCTTGATAGTTGTACAAAAGCAGAAGTAGACACACCTGTCCAGCACCAACATCAACAATTGTTCGGGCACCAACTTGCTTTGCGACTAAGCTGACCAGAGCAGAAAGTACTTCCACCTGCTTAGACAGTATTTACCATTCTATCGTTCAGGTTAAGAAAATTGAACCCATACACGGAACCTGCATTAGTTGGTTTTCTGAACCTAAGCTCAAtgtagaaattatttttttttttaaaaacactcgtATATCTTTGATCCATTTTGTTAAAACTTCTGAAAATTTATTACATTCTTTCATTCAGGTTGAGAAAACAAAATGAACACTGAAACGGATACTTAGAGCAGCACATAGCTAGAAAATTCAATGTTAGAAAAAAACTCCAGCATCACATAGCTAAAGGCTAATATTAATAGCTtgatggtaaaaaaaaaagaagaagctttCGCAAATGACCTGATATCAGCAGGTGGTGCACACAAAAGACTCAAAGCAAAGAATAAAACACTGTTCCACAGATTTGTAGCCAACCAATTGAGCACAAAGATAGGAGTGTAAGAGGACTAAGCTACTTTCATGCCTTACTTCATGCTTTTTCTTATGATTCATGCCTTGAGCTAAAACATTACTTAGTGAAGCTATGTGCATTCCTGAAAATTCCTGCAAGCAAACAGAAGAAGAAGTGAAATTCAATTCCTGACTCCCTTGTGAAATGTTAGTCTAGTTATACAGATATCATAACCCAGATGCCACAGCAACAAACCAGAAGAAATGCCACCAGTAAAGAAAGCTATGTGTACAAAACTTCAAATATGGGAAAAGCATGAGTAAGAACAATGGCATTCGAGAAGTCGAAAATCTCTAATGGTAAATCTATAACTACCATGTATcacaaatttaagaaaagaatgataataaaaataaatatacctGAAAATCAGCCTGTTCACGTGAAAGACAAAGAGACCTCAGAGTAAGTATGAAGTCTTTAAGTGAGCCAGGCCAGTGATCCTAACAACACAAATAAACAAAGtcaattaacaaagaaatagGTCATCTTACTGCTATAGATACTATAGTTGGGAGACAATAAAGTACTtgtttcctctcattttttttccttttagttcTGGATAGGTGACATTAAACTCAAGTATTGAAATTCTTGTTATTTAAAACCATACAGCAAAAGGAATAGATACCATAAATATGGTTATATTTATCCAAATTACATTTGCTATAATTAGTGGCCAATCAAGCCAATGGAACTTTGCTATTCGTTGAACTTGTCATATTCAAAGATAAGCTCACATCGTAGTATTGAGCAGTGAAACTATGTGCTACTGCTTGACCCTGTACAAGTAATTCAACACAAAAAATGTGAAATTCTTCTTCCTGAAAAGCAAAGCAGCAAATGAACCTCCTAGTAACTCTACACTTCCGATAACTCAAACTAACCAAACAAATTCGAACTAGAAATGATCCAAGTACACATGAACTCAACAATATCAAGTTTAAAGCAAAAAACATATGTGCTTATATCTACCTGAACCACACCAGAAGGAATCCGGAGAAGATTTTCAACCGACTCCTTCTGTAAACAATCCATCCATTCTTTATCCACAGCTTCCCATAGTCTATCCTGCATATACTCGCAAACAATTTCCAAGTTTACACATGAAATAGCAGCAGAGTGCAATATGCAAAGCATAAACAGTAGCAAAAATAGATCAATTAAATCTTATGTAAACTGAATAGAAGGTGAAGACCTTGAAAAAGTTGACGACATGAG
Proteins encoded in this window:
- the LOC101261046 gene encoding uncharacterized protein isoform X1, with the protein product MAEEFKYSCNTASETLEWIHAIINFIAPYRYFIDAHVVNFFKDRLWEAVDKEWMDCLQKESVENLLRIPSGVVQDHWPGSLKDFILTLRSLCLSREQADFQEFSGMHIASLSNVLAQGMNHKKKHEVEVLSALVSLVAKQVGARTIVDVGAGQGYLAQVLAFDYQLSVIAIDACSHHGKITDARAERIRKHYAAKMRKNCSEPRELSVPKTVTCRVLSTDTLKALSNSLIEKDHAGNQHMGNRSSVSQPSRFAEDIPHSRSCSDSTLVIAGLHACGDLSVTMLRTFLECDKAKAVISVGCCYNLLSEEAICEADSCCGFPVSQGVKSAGVILAKSARDLACQSADRWRGLGENAGLHNFELHAFRAAFQIFLFRHYPSILLESPTIGRQGKALRRQQNQRILESNLHHGGSSESGEPRESVAFLHEYSSIQSSNSESNAVDRCSLFAKFCESGLGRLHLPHLADTAYSAIWRESESYAELIGPYWSLRAALGPVLETLILLDRLLLLQEYGSDLEASLLPIFNPVLSPRNMAIIARKIRK
- the LOC101261046 gene encoding uncharacterized protein isoform X2 — translated: MAEEFKYSCNTASETLEWIHAIINFIAPYRYFIDAHVVNFFKDRLWEAVDKEWMDCLQKESVENLLRIPSGVVQDHWPGSLKDFILTLRSLCLSREQADFQEFSGMHIASLSNVLAQGMNHKKKHEVEVLSALVSLVAKQVGARTIVDVGAGQGYLAQVLAFDYQLSVIAIDACSHHGKITDARAERIRKHYAAKMRKNWTFLECDKAKAVISVGCCYNLLSEEAICEADSCCGFPVSQGVKSAGVILAKSARDLACQSADRWRGLGENAGLHNFELHAFRAAFQIFLFRHYPSILLESPTIGRQGKALRRQQNQRILESNLHHGGSSESGEPRESVAFLHEYSSIQSSNSESNAVDRCSLFAKFCESGLGRLHLPHLADTAYSAIWRESESYAELIGPYWSLRAALGPVLETLILLDRLLLLQEYGSDLEASLLPIFNPVLSPRNMAIIARKIRK
- the LOC101261046 gene encoding uncharacterized protein isoform X3, whose protein sequence is MHIASLSNVLAQGMNHKKKHEVEVLSALVSLVAKQVGARTIVDVGAGQGYLAQVLAFDYQLSVIAIDACSHHGKITDARAERIRKHYAAKMRKNCSEPRELSVPKTVTCRVLSTDTLKALSNSLIEKDHAGNQHMGNRSSVSQPSRFAEDIPHSRSCSDSTLVIAGLHACGDLSVTMLRTFLECDKAKAVISVGCCYNLLSEEAICEADSCCGFPVSQGVKSAGVILAKSARDLACQSADRWRGLGENAGLHNFELHAFRAAFQIFLFRHYPSILLESPTIGRQGKALRRQQNQRILESNLHHGGSSESGEPRESVAFLHEYSSIQSSNSESNAVDRCSLFAKFCESGLGRLHLPHLADTAYSAIWRESESYAELIGPYWSLRAALGPVLETLILLDRLLLLQEYGSDLEASLLPIFNPVLSPRNMAIIARKIRK